GGCTGGATCGGGCCGGCCCTCTGGCTGCCGTTGCTGGGGATCGGTGCGGCGTTGCTGGCGATCTATCACCTGTCGCCGGAACCCCGATTGCTGAATTGGGGCGTACCCAGCGCAGTTCTGGTCATGGCAAGCATGGCGCTGGAGCGCCATGTCGAACGCAACAGGTTGCTCAAGCTGCTGGGCGACTGTTCGTACTCGGTGTATCTGATGCACGTGCTGGTGCTGTCGGCCGGTGGTTATCTGGCCCGACGTTATGGGATCAACCCGTATTCGATGTTTTTTGTCTGCGCGCTGGCCATCGGTATCGGTTCGTGGCTGAGCTACGAATGGGTAGAAAAACGCAGCTATCAGTGGCTTAAAGCGCGGATTGACGGTGAGCCTGGCGTTTAGCCGATTTGCGAACTATTCCTACGTAAATACTAGGACTTTGTGCCGCGCGCCGATTGGCGTAAACTCCGCCCCAAGCCTGCGAGGAGTTTCCATGACCGCTATTACCATTACCGACGCCGCCCATGATTACCTGGCCGATCTGCTGTCCAAGCAGAACACCCCGGGTATCGGCATCCGCGTCTTCATCACCCAGCCTGGCACCCAGTACGCCGAAACCTGCATTGCCTACTGCAAGCCGGGCGAAGAGAAACCTGAAGACACTGCGCTGGGGCTGAAAAGCTTCACCGCTTACATCGACTCGTTCAGCGAAGCGTTCCTCGACGATGCTGTCGTCGACTACGCCACCGACCGCATGGGCGGCCAGCTGACCATCAAGGCACCAAACGCCAAAGTACCGATGGTCAACGCCGACAGCCCAGTCAACGAGCGCATCAACTATTACCTGCAAACCGAAATCAACCCGGGGCTGGCCAGCCACGGCGGTCAGGTCAGCCTGATCGATGTCGTTGAAGACGGCATTGCCGTGCTGCAGTTCGGTGGCGGTTGCCAAGGCTGCGGCCAGGCGGACGTGACTCTGAAGGAAGGCATCGAGCGCACCTTGCTCGAGCGCATTCCGGAGCTCAAGGGCGTTCGCGACGTGACCGACCACACGCAGAAAGAAAACGCCTACTACTAAGGCGTTCGCTGCGGCATAAAAAACGGCGCCCCGTGAGCGCCGTTTTTTTTGCGTGAAATTCAAGAACCTTCGCGAGCAAGCTCGCTCCCACATTGGACCTTTGTCGTTCACAAATCCTCTGTGGGAGCGAGCTTGCTCGCGAAGTGGTCTTCAGGGGCGATACAAATGCGCATGCCCCGCGCGATACAGCGACGACTCACTGAAATGATCGCTACCCAACACCCGTCCAACCAGAATCAACGCCGTTCGCCGAAACCCCTTGGCGGCCACTTTCCCGGCAATATCCTCCAGTGTTCCCGTCACCCAGTCCTGATCCGGCCACGTCGCCCGGTGGATCACCGCAATCGGGCAGTCCGCTCCGTAGTGCGGCAGCAACTCGGCAAGGATCTTCTGCAAATGATTGACCCCCAGATGAATCGCCATGGTCGCCCCGTGCTGCGCCAGGTTGCCCAGTTCCTCGCCGGCAGGCATCGCGGTCTTGTCCGCGTAACGGGTCAGGATCACGCTTTGCGAAATGTCCGGCAGTGTGAGCTCGGCGCCTAATAGCGCGGCGCAAGCGGCGGTGGCCGTAACGCCGGGAATGATCTCGAACGGGATTTCCAACTCGCGCAGATAGCGAATCTGCTCGCCGATGGCGCCATACAGGCTCGGATCGCCCGAATGCACGCGCGCCACATCCTGGCCTTTGGCGTGGGCGTCCTTGATCAGATCGATGATCTGTTCCAGGTGCAACTCGGCGCTGTTGACCACGATTTCAGCCGAATGACCGTCCAGCACTGCCGTGGGCACCAGCGAACCTGCATAGATGATCACCGGGCAGCTGCGGATCAGCCGCTGGCCTTTGACAGTGATCAATTCCGGGTCGCCGGGGCCGGCGCCGATGAAGTAAACGGTCATCGTTGGATCCTGTGAAAGTAGGGCAGGTCGAGGCTTCAAGAGCACTTCAGATGAAGAATGCTCATGATCGAAAGCGGGGATTATCGGGAATTTATGCCGCGCCGGCCAATGCCAGGGTTGCCTGGGCGTATTTTTGCCGGGAAATCAGCAGTTTTGCCGGGGCCTGGATCAGTTGTTCGGCAAGCGCCAGTGCGGCACTTTCCGCCACGCCGTAGCAACCGGTGCGTTCGAAAGCGATCTGCGAATGATGACTAAGGCGTTGCTGATAACTGGCCAGCTCTTCGCTGCTGAAGTACAGCAACGGCAGCGCCAGTTGTGCCGCCAGTTCTTGCAGTCCGGGTTCGTCGCGTTTCAGGTCGATGCTGGCCAGCGCTTTGACCGCATCGAGTTCGATGCGATGGGCCTGCAGAGCCTGGTCGAGCAAGGCGCGCAGCGTACTGGCCGGGCAGCCGCGCTGGCAGCCCAGGCCGACCACAAAGGTCGGCGCTGCGCTGTCATCGGTCATGCGTGGTATTGACCATCGCTTTTGCGGCGGAACAACCAGGCGCTGATCAGGCCCAGGGCCAGCCAGAACGCCACGTTGGTCAACTGCGAAGCGATTTTGAACTGAGCTTCCAGTGCTTCCGGCGCGAGCATCGAATGCACTTGCGGTTGCGGAGCACCGATGATGTGCGGCACGGCGAGGATCGCCACGCCGAGGATCTTCAGCAGCCAGTTGCCACCGAACACGATCAAGGCCAGGCCAGCAGCGGTAGACGCGGCAGTACCGATCCACCACATCTGGCGCGACGCCAGGTCTGCGGCAGCGGTGCCCGGCAGTTCAGGCGGCAGGCCCAGTGTCGGGGCGAGCACGAAAGTCGCGTAACCCGCCAGGCCCCAGAGCAGGCCTTGCGAGGTTTTGGTCGGCGCACGCAGCGTGTAAAGACCGGCCAGCATCAGGGCGAACCCCACGGCCACGACCAGATTGCCGCCAGTGGTGGAAACCACGCGTTGCCAGCCATCTTCCGGCTCCCAGGCTTCGGCATCGTGGGTGTGGGCGGCGGTGCCGGCGGCGTGTTCGTGGACTTCGGCAACCGGCTCGGCTTTCTCGAAGGTCTCTGCCTGGAGAATCAGCGGCGACACCCAAAAGCTTTGCAGCAACGTCAGGAGCAGGGCGGCCAGAAGGCCGGTGAAACCTGCGGTCTGCGCAATACGCTTGATCATGTCGTCAGGTCTCAGTGGCACGGGAACGCGGCGCTGTGGCGGGTATCGTGCGCGGCGTTGTGCACCGCTTCGATGTGCGAGAAACCGGCGAAGTAGACCAGGCTGGCACCCAGGATCGACGCGAAGACCGCAGCGGTCAGGCGTTGGCTCAGGGTGGTGGTGCTGGAGATTTTGTCCGTATTGCTGCCGGTGCTGCTGATGATCGACATGGCGCTTCCCTCTGGAGTGTCAGCGGGTGAACGGTGCGCATGAAAACCCCTGCGAGTCGGGCACGCAGAGGTTCGAACAGCGCCCGCCCACCGCGGGTTTGTTATGTTCAGTGACGCAAGATGCGCACTGTGTGTTGCGGGCCGGTCTCCGGGCTCACGAGGGGTTGGCGTCAGGCCGACCTGCAAGCGTCACCTTCCCATGCCCGGGGGCACAGTGGATCTGACACTTCGCTCGCTTACCGTTGCGGGGGCAGCACCGGACTGACATGGCTTTAGAGTAAAGCACATGATTCACCGGTTTCCCGTTTCACCCTGTGAAGGGCACCCGTAACAAGTTGTGTAGGAGACCATGAGGGGGGGATTTGAGTCAATTGGGATTGGGGGCATATCCGTTGCTGCGGTAACGGCTTCTTAGGGTTCCGCCCTTACGGCGGGTCACTTTTGACAAACGCCTCAAAAGTAACCAAAAAGGCTGCACCCTGACGTTCGGCCCCTCGCTGAGGCTCGGGGTTCCTTCGCTCCGGGATTGATCCGGGGGCATCGCCTACGGTTTGCTTCGCTGCACCTCCTCTCGATGTGTTTGGCTTCGCCAAACGGTCGCTGCGCTCCCACCCCCGGATCAATCCCTCCACTCAGCCTGCCGACGGGCCTTGAGGTCAAAAGCTTCACTTGAGCTAACGCTCATCGTTTTGAGTGGGGAGGGGCATGGCGTGTTCGGCTTTGGTTTTGTGGTGGATTCACCCCTCACCCCAGCCCTCTCCCCTAGGAGAGGGAGCCGATTTGTGGGCTTTTCAACGCCTGAGTTCAACGCGGTATCGCATGTCGGCGTACCTCTGCCAAACCACTCGATCAGCTCCCTCTCCCCGAGGAAAGGGAGCTGATTCGTGTGTTTTTCAAAACCTGAGTTCAACGCGATATCGCACGTCGGCGAACCTCTCCCAAACGCCTCGATCAGTCCCCTCTCCCTCCGGGAGAGGGCTAGGGTGAGGGGCTCTTGATCTGGATTTTGCTCTGGCTCTGGCTCTGGCTCTGGCTCTGGCTTTTGATTTTTTGCCCCTTCGGCAGGCCGAGCGGAGGTGTCCATCAGGGGGTAGGCGCGCAGCGCCGTGCGGCGTAGCCGCATACATCGAGAGGAGGTGCAGCGAAGCAAACCGTAGGCGATGCCCCCTGATAGACACCGTAGCGAGGGAACACTGAGCCTCTGCGAAGTGCCGTACGCCGGGGCCAAGACTTTTTGGTTACTTTTGACTGGGCCGGCATTCCGGGCGTTTGTCAAAAGTGACCCGCCGTAAGGGCGGAACCCTAGGAAGCCGTTACCGCAGCAACGGATATGCTCACAAATCCCAAAACCGAAAAACAACGCCCATTGACCCATCACGAACCCATGCGTAGCCTTGCGCTTTCGAGGTTCTTCGGCCCACGCCGAAGCTAAGAAGGGAACGCGGTCCAAGCCGCGGCTGCCCCCGCAACTGTGAACGGTGCTGTTCGCTGCCACGCCACTGCCAACTCAACCCAGAGCCAGCGGGAAGGCGCAGCGAAAACCGGGCCAAGGCCCGAACACCGTCAGCCAGGAGACCTGCCTCGTCACAGATTCTCACTTTCAACCGGGCGGGGTGATCCGGTGGCGAACTCTCCAGGCACGCATCCGCGTTGCCGGTCTCGTCCCGTATGCCCGCCACCTTGCCAAAGGGCATCCGATGAAAACACTGGCCAAACTCCCTGTCACCATCGTCACCGGCTTCCTCGGCTCGGGTAAAACCACCTTGCTGCGGCACATGCTCGATAACGCCCAGGGCCGCCGCATCGCGGTGATCGTCAACGAGTTTGGCGAGCTGGGCATCGACGGTGAAATCCTCAAGCAGTGCACTATCGGCTGCACCGAAGAAGAAGCCACCGGCCGCGTCTACGAACTGGCCAACGGCTGCCTGTGCTGCACGGTGCAGGAAGAGTTCTTCCCGGTGATGCGCGAACTGGTGGCCCGTCGCGGCGACCTCGACCATATCCTGATCGAAACCTCGGGCCTGGCCCTGCCAAAACCGCTGGTGCAAGCCTTCCAGTGGCCGGAAATTCGCAGCGCCTGCACCGTTGACGCCGTGATCACCGTAGTCGACAGCCCGGCCGTGGCCGCCGGCACCTTCGCCGCGTTCCCGGATCAGGTCGACGCCCAGCGCAAACTCGACCCGAACCTGGACCACGAATCGCCACTGCACGAACTGTTCGCCGATCAACTGGCCAGCGCCGACCTGGTGATCCTCAACAAAGCCGACCAGACCAGCCCGGAAGACCTCGCTCGCGTGCGCCTGGAAGTCGCCGAAGAACTGCCGCCGGCAGTGAAAATCATCGAAGCCAGCAACGGTCGCCTGCCGCTGGATGTGCTGATTGGTCTGGGTGCCGGTTCCGAAGAGCACATCGACAGTCGCCACAGCCATCACGATCACCACCACGGTGAAGGCGATGACGATCATGATGACCACGATCACGACGCTTTCGACTCGATCTCCATCGAATTGCCGCAAGCCGACGAAAGCCTGCTGCTCGACGCACTGACGCAACTGGTGGTTCAGCACGGCATTCTGCGAGTCAAAGGTTTCGCGGCGATTCCAAACAAGCCGATGCGGCTGTTGATTCAGGGCGTGGGCACGCGTTTCGACAAGCACTTCGACCGTCAGTGGGGCGCCGATGAGGCACGGGTTACCCGACTGGTGTTGATCGGTCAGGAACTGGACGCGGCCAAGCTCGAAGCGCAACTGCGCGCCGCGCTCAGCGTTTAAGCCATGCACCTGCTCAGGACCCAGCCCGGCGGTTTCGTGTCGGATGACAACATTGCCGACCTTGGACAAACCCCCGCCGAGCTGGTGATCCTGTGCAGCGGCGACTCCAGCCTTGCGCTGCTCGCCGAAGCGGCGCAGCAGCTGCCCGACGATTATCCGAGCGTGCGGCTGGCCAACCCGATGCAGGTGCAGAACCATGCATCGGTCGACCTGTACGTCGACGAAGTGCTGCGCCACGCTAAGGTCATTCTGATCTCGCTGCACGGCGGCATCGCTTATTGGCGGTATGGCGTCGAGCGGCTGGTCGAGTTGTCCGAACGCGGTGTGCAGGTGATTCTGGTGCCGGGCGATGACCGTCCCGACCCGGAGCTCAGCGACTTGAGCACCGTGGGCGTCGAGGATCGCGACCGGCTCTGGCAGTTTCTGCGTCAGGGCGGCATGGGCAATGCGCTGGACTTTTTCCGTTGCCTGGCCAATCGCTGGCTGGCGCGGGATTACGTGTGGGGCGAGCCGCAAACGCTGCCGCGCACGGCGATTTACCACCCGAATAAAAACACCGCCGCACTGAGTGACTGGCAAGCCGATTGGCTGTCCGGTCAACCGGTGGCGGCGGTGTTGTTTTACCGTTCGCATTTGCAAGCGGCCAACACGGCGTTTATCGACGTGTTCTGCCAACGGCTGCAGGCTGCCGGACTCAATCCGCTGCCGATCGCCGTGGCCAGTTTGAAAGAGCCCGGCTGCCTGTCGGTGGTCGAGGACTGGCTGGATGAGGTCGAGGCAGGGGTGATTCTGAACACCACCGGTTTCGCCCAGTCCAGCCCGGAAGCGCCGCATCTGCGGCCATTCCGTCGCAACATCCCGGTAATTCAGGCGATCTGCGCCCAGGACAACGAGCCCGGCTGGCGCGAGAGCGAGCAGGGCCTCGGTCCGCGGGATCTGGCGATGCACATTGCGCTGCCGGAGCTGGACGGCCGGATCATCAGTCGGCCGATCAGCTTCAAGGACCTGGCCTGGCGCAGCGAGCGCAGTCAGTCAGATGTGGTGTGTTATCGGGCGCAACCCGAGCGCATGGATTTTGTGGCCGAACTGGCGCGACGCTGGGTCGATCTGGCGCGGGTGCCGAACGCTGACAAGCGTATCGCGCTGATCCTCGCCAACTACCCGACCCGCGACGGACGCATCGGTAACGGCGTAGGCCTCGACACGCCGGCCGCCGCGCTGAATATCCTGCGGGCGTTGCAGGCCGAAGGTTATCCGCTACCTGCCGAGTTGCCTGATAGCGGCACCGAACTGATCCGGCAACTGCTCGGCGGCGTCAGTAACGACCTCGATACTCTCGATCAGCGCCCGTGCCAGCAAAGCCTGGCGATGAATGACTACCTGACGATGTTCAATGCACTGCCGGAAGCCAATCGTACGGCGGTGTTGGAGCGTTGGGGTTCCCCGCAAAACGATCCGATGTGCCGTGACGGGCGAATGATGATCGCCGGCCTGCGTTTTGGCCTGACTTTCGTCGGCATTCAACCGGCGCGGGGTTATCAGGTCGATCCGAGCGCGGTGTATCACGACCCGGATCTGGTGCCGCCGCACGCGTATCTCGCGTTCTATTTCTGGCTGCGCCAGACCTATGGCGCCCACGGCGTGATCCATGTCGGCAAGCACGGCAACCTCGAATGGCTGCCGGGCAAAGGCGTGGGCTTGTCGGAGAACTGCTGGCCGGATGCATTGCTCGGGCCGCTGCCGAATATCTATCCGTTCATCGTCAACGACCCGGGCGAGGGCGCCCAGGCCAAGCGTCGCACTCAGGCGGTGATCATCGACCACTTGATGCCGCCGTTGACCCGCGCTGAAACCTACGGTCCATTGCGCAATCTCGAATTGTTGGCCGACGAGTATTACGAAGCGCAATTGCTCGATCCGCGCCGCGCCCGGGAGTTGCAGCGCGACATTCTGCAACTGGTGCGTGACACGCAGATCGATCGCGAACTGCAACTCGACGAAGGCCTCGACAGCGATGCCGATGCGGCGATCTGGTTGCCGCGTCTGGATACCTATCTGTGTGATCTGAAGGAGTCGCAGATCCGCGATGGCCTGCACATTTTCGGCGAGTCTCCGACCGGACGTTTGCGCATCGACACCTTGCTGGCGCTGCTGCGGATTCCTCGTGGCGACGGCAAAGGTGCGCAATCGAGCCTGTTGCGGGCGTTGGCCAAGGCGTTTCCACTGGGTTTCGATCCACTGGATTGCGCACTGGCTGAGCCTTGGACTGGCCCGCGTCCAAAGGAACTAATGTCGGTCAGCGATGAAGTCTGGCGCACGGCGGGGGATACCCGTGAACGCCTTGAGCTGTTCGCCACCCAGCTGATTGAGCAGGTACTCAACCAAAGCCAAGCCTTGCACAACCCTTGTGGGAGCGGGCTTGCCCGCGAAAGCGACAGGTCAGTGAAAAAAATATTGGCTGACACGACGCTTTCGTCGGATCGCCGCCCGGGGACAAGCCCGCTCCCACAGGGACCGCGCTGGTCCGAAGTCAGCGCAATCCTCGACAACCTGCGTGAGGTCATTGCCCCACGCCTCGACGCCTGCGGCTCGGCCGAAATGCGCGGTTTGCTCGACGCCTTGAGCGGTCGTTTCGTCCCGGCCGGCCCGAGCGGCGCACCGAGTCGTGGCCGCCTCGACGTGTTGCCCACCGGGCGCAATTTCTATTCAGTAGACGTGCGCAATCTGCCGACCACCACGGCATGGCGGATCGGTTTCCAGTCGGCCACGCTGATTCTTGAGCGACACCTTCAGGATCACGGCGATCACTTGCGTCAGCTCGGCCTGTCGGTCTGGGGCACGGCGACCATGCGCACCGGCGGTGACGACATCGCCCAGGCCATGGCGCTGATGGGCGTGCGCCCGGTGTGGGCGACGGGCAGTCAGCGCGTTGATGATTTCGAGATTCTGCCGCTGAGCCTGCTCGACCGGCCTCGGGTCGATGTCACGCTGCGGGTTTCCGGATTTTTCCGTGATGCGTTCGCCAACCTGATCCGCCTGTTCGACGCTGCCGTACAAGCAGTAGCGGAACTGGACGAGCCGGACGATCTCAACCCGCTGGCCGCCAAGGTCCGCGCCGAACGCGAAGCACTGCGGCAATCGGGGCTGGACGAAGAGTCCGCACGGCGTCAGGCCGGTTGGAGGATCTTCGGTGCCAAACCCGGCGCTTATGGCGCGGGCGTGCAGGGCGCGATCGACGGCCGCCTGTGGCAAACCCGCGAGGATCTGGCCGAGGTTTACCTGAACTGGGGCGCCTACGCTTATGGCGGTTCCGATGAAGGCACCGCCGCCCGCGAGCAATTCGTCCAGCGCCTGAGCCAGGTGCAGGCCGTGCTGCACAACCAGGACAACCGCGAGCATGACTTGCTCGACTCCAACGACTACTACCAGTTCCAGGGCGGCATGCTTGCTGCTGTCGAAAGCCTTCGTGGCGAAGCGGCGGCCAGTTATCACGGCGATCACAGTCAGCCGGATTTGCCGAAGATCCGCACCCTGAAAGAAGAACTGAACCGGGTGATCCGCTCCCGGGCGGCGAATCCGAAATGGATCGACGGCGTCAAACGCCACGGCTATAAAGGCGCGTTCGAACTGGCGGCAACCATCGACAACCTGTTTGCTTTCGATGCCACCACCCGACTGATCGACGATCACCAGTACGCGTTGCTGGCCGACGCCTATCTGCTGGATCCGGCGACCCGCGAGTTCGTGCGCGAGCATAATCCCCACGCGCTGCGCGACATGACCGAGCGGATGCTCGAGGCACAGCAGCGCGGGATGTGGCAGGAGCCGGGCGCCTATCGTGAGGCGCTGGAAAACCTGCTGCTGGATATAGAAGAAGAGAGCTGAGACTGAACATGATCGACATCCCGCATTTCCCGCTCTCCGCCGTGGTCGGCGCCGACGACCTGAAACTGGCGCTGTACTTGACGGCCATCGACCCGAAGATCGGCGGCGTATTGATCGAAGGCCCTCGCGGCATGGCCAAGTCGACCCTGGCCCGGGGGCTGGCGGATCTGCTGGCCAGCGGTCAGTTCGTCACTTTGCCATTGGGTGCGACTGAAGAACGGCTGGTCGGCACCCTGGATCTGGATGCGGCCCTCAGTGACGGTCGCGCGCAGTTTTCTCCCGGTGTGTTGGCTAAGGCTGACGGCGGCGTGTTGTATGTCGATGAAGTGAATCTGTTGCCCGATCATCTGGTGGACCTGCTGCTCGATGTGGCGGCCAGCGGCACCAACCTGATCGAACGCGACGGCATTTCCCATCGGCATTCGGCGAAGTTTGTCCTGATCGGCACGATGAACCCGGAAGAGGGCGAATTGCGTCCGCAACTGCTCGATCGCTTTGGCCTGAACGTCGCCCTGAGCGGTCACACGGCGCCGGTCGAGCGCGGGCAGATCATTCGTCGGCGACTGGATTTCGACAGCGATCCGCAGGCTTTCTGCGGGCAGTGGGAAGCCGAGCAACAAGCCCTGCGTGAGCGCTGTGAAAACGCCCGTAATGCCTTGGCAAGCATTCCCCTTGATGATGAAGCGTTGGCACAGATTACTGAGCGTTGCTTTGCGGCTGGCGTCGATGGCCTGCGAGCCGATCTGGTCTGGCTGCGTGCCGCGCGCGCTCATGCGGCGTGGCGTGGCGCCGAAGCCATCGCCGAGCAGGACATCGATGCCGTGGCTGAATTTGCACTGCGTCATCGTCGACGCGAACAGTCCTCATCCCCTGCACAGCCACCAGCGCAATCGCCATCCGGTACCCAGGCTGATCCAAGCGAAGGGCAAGGCCAGTGGGGTGAAATGCCGGCCCCGGCCCTCACCACCGGCGCGCGCCGCGAAGTTCCGGTCTGGCCAAAAAAGCCTTAGGCATTCGCCCCCGATCCGACGTGGGGGCGAATGCCAGACCCCGCGCCGGACGCCTGGACAATGGCCGGCAAGGCAAACGTCATGCGGCTCGCAGTGGATCGGTGAACTGGCCGGGCACATTGCTCAATGGCCGGCCCAAAGTACGCGCGGATCTGCTGTTTCAACTGCGCACCCGCAGCCCTCATGAGCTTTGGCTGGTGATCGTCGATGCTTCGGCCTCGACCTGTCGTCATCAAGCGCTGAGCGATGCCAAAGGTGTACTCGCGCAATTGTTCGATGACGCTTACCGACAACGGGCGCGGCTTGCTTTGCTGACTGCCAGCGGCTCGGCGCCGAAATGGCAGGTGCAGGGTTTGAAGGCTTCCAGTGGATTGAAAGCGTGGCTGGATGGACTGGGTGCGGGAGGTGGAACGCCATTGCTGGCAGCGTTGAACGAGGCTGAACATTGGCTGACGGTTCGCCGCAAGCGGTTCCCCGCCGAACAACAGCGTCTGCTGGTGCTCACCGATGGGCGTTTGAAAGAATTCTCGGGATTGCCGGTACTGGCCTGTCCGGGCCTGTTGATCGATATCGAGCGCGGACCGATCCGGTTGGGCCGGGCCAGACAGTTGGCGACTGCACTGGAAGCGGATTACCGACATATCGACGATTTATTGTCGATCTGAGGTCTATGCTGCAACCAGCCCATCTCACAAGGAGTGAATCATGCGCGTACTGGTTGCCAATCCTCAGGACGATTTTCGCGTAAAGGCTTACGCCGGCACCAACGGCGTGCTGCTGGCGATGGACCTCGCCGAACCCCGCCGCAAAGGCCTTCTGGGTTTTGCCATCGAGAAGCAGCAGGGCGACAAACCCTGGCAGTTTCTGTTCAACAGCCTGACCTTTCCCGGCAAGGCTCACACCTTCCCGCAGTTTCACGCCACGCCCAGCGATATCGCGCCCCTGCAGAAATTTCGCTGGGCCGATTACGCGGTCTATCCCGGTACGACCATGCACTACCGTGTGCACCTGGCCTACGGCACTGCCGATGCGCCGGCGCTGGGGGAGTCGCTGGAACTGAGCATTACCTCGGATGACGGTCACCCGGCCAATCAGAGTGTGATCTTCAACCGCGCCGTGGCCGCCAGTCAGGCGTTCCAGCGCAAGTTTCCCGATCTCGACGCACAGATCAGCGCCAACAAGAACATGCCCATCGAGGCTTGGCCCGATGCTGCACGGCAATGGCTGGAGAACGGCTTGCTCGGACGCTTGCAGGGGTTTATCGAGCGAGCGCTCGACGGCGAATGGGCGCTGGATATCGCGATTTACGAGTATCAACTGCAAGCCATCATCGACACGGTGAACGCTGCATTTGATCGCGGCGTGCAGGTGCGGGTGCTGTATCACGCCAAGCCAGGTGACGAAGACACCACGATGAACGAGGCCAGCCTCGCCAAATTGCCGGAAACCAGCAAGCGCGGGCGTGTGACCCACGATATTTTCCATGACAAGTTCATCGTTCTCAGCAACATCGCCGGTGGTGAGCGGCAGCCCCAGGCCGTGCTGTGCGGCAGTACTAACTTCACCGCCAATGGCGTGTATCGTCAGGCCAACGTCGTGCATGTGCTGGACGACACCGCCGTCGCGGCCAGCTATCTGCAGACGTTCGAGCAGGTCTGGGCGACGCCGGCGGATGTCGGCGCCACCCGCGACTGGATCACCCAGCACAACCCGATGAACCCGGCGCAACCGCTGTTTGCTGGATTCTCGCCGCGCAGTGGTGGTGCCGATCTGCGGGCGTTCGTCGACATCATCAATGCGGCGAAGAAGGACGTGCTATTCGTCACAGCATTTACCTTGCCCGACGCGATTCTCAACGCGCTGCTCGGCCAGCCCCACGACGACATCCTGCGTTATGGCCTGCAAAACACCGCCAGCCGCATCACCGGATTCCACGCCGACCGCACGGCCGAGTTCGCCGCCACTGCGCTGCTCAACACCGGGCTGGAAGGCTGGCTGAAAGAGAACATGAAAGGCCAGAAGGGCAACCTGCTGGTGCACACCAAAGCCATCGTCACCGACTTCACCAGTGACAACCCAACCATCATCAGCGGCAGTCACAATCTCAGCGCAGCGGCCAGCAACGGCAATGACGAGAACTTCCTGATCATTCGCGGCGACACCGAACTGGCGGACCGTTATGGCCTGGAACTGTTGCGGTTCTACGAGCATTACCGCTTCCGCTATTTCGCGAAAAAACTGGCGTTGAAGCAGGTGCAGCCGCTGGCGGCGGATGACAGCTGGACTAACGACTATTACGTCGAAGGGGATCTGCGCCAGCTGTCTCGTCTGCGGTTTGCCGGGCGCTAGCGTTTATACATCCATTGCCTGGCGGTACTGGCGGGTGCGGCGACTGAGGTACAAACGGTCGCGGATCAGTGCCCAGAGTGCGGACACTTCGGGATGCGGTTTACGCCCCCGGCTCAGGCGCGCCATCTGGAAACGCACCACGGCCATGTTCGCCAGCGCGGCCAGCGGTTTGCGTTTCCAGCGAATCGGCGGCAGTTGCGGCTCGCTGTGGCGGCCTTCGCGCCAGTGTTTGACCAGGTTCGGTTCGATGGCAAGCGCGGTGGCGATGCCGGCCATGTCGATGCCGCTGTCGAGTACCTGTTCAACCACGGGCAAGCGCCGAATACCACCAGTGACCATCACCGGCATACGCGCCACGCTGGCCAGTTCGCTGGCCATTTCCAGAAAGAATGCCTCACGGGCCAAAGTGCGCCCGTCGCGGGCTTCGCCTTGCATCGCTGGCGCTTCGTAGCTGCCACCGGACAGTTCCAGCAGGTCGATCGGCTGTTCGTTGAGCCATTCG
The sequence above is a segment of the Pseudomonas sp. HS6 genome. Coding sequences within it:
- the cobN gene encoding cobaltochelatase subunit CobN codes for the protein MHLLRTQPGGFVSDDNIADLGQTPAELVILCSGDSSLALLAEAAQQLPDDYPSVRLANPMQVQNHASVDLYVDEVLRHAKVILISLHGGIAYWRYGVERLVELSERGVQVILVPGDDRPDPELSDLSTVGVEDRDRLWQFLRQGGMGNALDFFRCLANRWLARDYVWGEPQTLPRTAIYHPNKNTAALSDWQADWLSGQPVAAVLFYRSHLQAANTAFIDVFCQRLQAAGLNPLPIAVASLKEPGCLSVVEDWLDEVEAGVILNTTGFAQSSPEAPHLRPFRRNIPVIQAICAQDNEPGWRESEQGLGPRDLAMHIALPELDGRIISRPISFKDLAWRSERSQSDVVCYRAQPERMDFVAELARRWVDLARVPNADKRIALILANYPTRDGRIGNGVGLDTPAAALNILRALQAEGYPLPAELPDSGTELIRQLLGGVSNDLDTLDQRPCQQSLAMNDYLTMFNALPEANRTAVLERWGSPQNDPMCRDGRMMIAGLRFGLTFVGIQPARGYQVDPSAVYHDPDLVPPHAYLAFYFWLRQTYGAHGVIHVGKHGNLEWLPGKGVGLSENCWPDALLGPLPNIYPFIVNDPGEGAQAKRRTQAVIIDHLMPPLTRAETYGPLRNLELLADEYYEAQLLDPRRARELQRDILQLVRDTQIDRELQLDEGLDSDADAAIWLPRLDTYLCDLKESQIRDGLHIFGESPTGRLRIDTLLALLRIPRGDGKGAQSSLLRALAKAFPLGFDPLDCALAEPWTGPRPKELMSVSDEVWRTAGDTRERLELFATQLIEQVLNQSQALHNPCGSGLARESDRSVKKILADTTLSSDRRPGTSPLPQGPRWSEVSAILDNLREVIAPRLDACGSAEMRGLLDALSGRFVPAGPSGAPSRGRLDVLPTGRNFYSVDVRNLPTTTAWRIGFQSATLILERHLQDHGDHLRQLGLSVWGTATMRTGGDDIAQAMALMGVRPVWATGSQRVDDFEILPLSLLDRPRVDVTLRVSGFFRDAFANLIRLFDAAVQAVAELDEPDDLNPLAAKVRAEREALRQSGLDEESARRQAGWRIFGAKPGAYGAGVQGAIDGRLWQTREDLAEVYLNWGAYAYGGSDEGTAAREQFVQRLSQVQAVLHNQDNREHDLLDSNDYYQFQGGMLAAVESLRGEAAASYHGDHSQPDLPKIRTLKEELNRVIRSRAANPKWIDGVKRHGYKGAFELAATIDNLFAFDATTRLIDDHQYALLADAYLLDPATREFVREHNPHALRDMTERMLEAQQRGMWQEPGAYREALENLLLDIEEES
- a CDS encoding ATP-binding protein, giving the protein MIDIPHFPLSAVVGADDLKLALYLTAIDPKIGGVLIEGPRGMAKSTLARGLADLLASGQFVTLPLGATEERLVGTLDLDAALSDGRAQFSPGVLAKADGGVLYVDEVNLLPDHLVDLLLDVAASGTNLIERDGISHRHSAKFVLIGTMNPEEGELRPQLLDRFGLNVALSGHTAPVERGQIIRRRLDFDSDPQAFCGQWEAEQQALRERCENARNALASIPLDDEALAQITERCFAAGVDGLRADLVWLRAARAHAAWRGAEAIAEQDIDAVAEFALRHRRREQSSSPAQPPAQSPSGTQADPSEGQGQWGEMPAPALTTGARREVPVWPKKP
- a CDS encoding VWA domain-containing protein translates to MGANARPRAGRLDNGRQGKRHAARSGSVNWPGTLLNGRPKVRADLLFQLRTRSPHELWLVIVDASASTCRHQALSDAKGVLAQLFDDAYRQRARLALLTASGSAPKWQVQGLKASSGLKAWLDGLGAGGGTPLLAALNEAEHWLTVRRKRFPAEQQRLLVLTDGRLKEFSGLPVLACPGLLIDIERGPIRLGRARQLATALEADYRHIDDLLSI